One segment of Paenibacillus rhizovicinus DNA contains the following:
- a CDS encoding 2,4'-dihydroxyacetophenone dioxygenase family protein: protein MNEIIKESVIKLAEAFQFPERVLHGEDLPWVPFDSGENVNCYFKPLRFDLSTGTWIYLFRIKGNRTLGRHRHTGGSVIGFNIEGEWGYEGRTWTAKPGTFVFEPPGDIHTLITGAQEVTTLFILSGSLQYFDEDNRIIGQDDVYTVLQKYQDYCSANGIAFREDLIY from the coding sequence ATGAATGAAATCATAAAAGAGTCCGTCATTAAGCTAGCTGAAGCTTTCCAATTCCCCGAACGGGTACTGCATGGGGAAGATTTGCCTTGGGTGCCGTTTGATTCGGGAGAGAACGTCAATTGCTACTTTAAACCGCTGCGCTTCGATCTATCGACGGGGACGTGGATTTATTTATTCCGCATAAAGGGCAATCGCACGCTTGGCCGCCATCGCCATACGGGCGGCAGCGTGATCGGCTTCAATATCGAAGGCGAGTGGGGATATGAAGGAAGAACGTGGACGGCGAAGCCGGGGACGTTTGTTTTTGAACCGCCCGGCGATATTCATACGTTAATTACGGGCGCACAGGAAGTGACGACTCTGTTCATCTTGAGCGGTTCGCTGCAGTACTTCGACGAGGACAACCGTATTATCGGACAGGACGACGTTTATACCGTTTTGCAGAAATATCAGGATTATTGCAGCGCGAACGGCATCGCGTTTCGCGAGGATTTGATCTATTGA
- a CDS encoding RidA family protein, with translation MTMTTKPSIEARLAELGITLPQASNPAGNYTNCVIVNGLMFVSGKGPSGNPKGKLGSEYTTEEGIHFARLAGIEVLAAVQAELGSLDRVKRVVKAQGFVNAVPSFEEHHKVLNGFSDLMAEVFGEKGVHTRSVLGAVSLRNNLPLVIDSIFEVEN, from the coding sequence ATGACAATGACTACGAAACCTTCGATTGAAGCGAGATTGGCGGAATTGGGCATTACGCTGCCTCAAGCAAGCAATCCGGCAGGCAATTATACGAATTGCGTGATCGTGAACGGGCTGATGTTCGTTTCGGGGAAAGGACCGTCGGGTAATCCGAAAGGCAAGCTCGGGAGCGAATACACGACGGAAGAAGGCATTCATTTCGCCAGGCTGGCCGGCATCGAAGTGCTCGCCGCCGTACAAGCAGAGCTCGGTTCGCTCGATCGCGTGAAACGCGTCGTGAAAGCGCAAGGCTTCGTCAATGCGGTGCCGAGCTTCGAGGAGCATCATAAAGTGTTGAACGGATTTTCGGACTTGATGGCGGAGGTATTCGGGGAGAAAGGAGTCCATACGCGTTCGGTTCTCGGCGCGGTCTCGCTGCGGAACAATCTGCCGCTCGTCATCGACTCTATATTCGAGGTGGAGAACTGA
- a CDS encoding NUDIX domain-containing protein, with the protein MKPIRNSAKAVIIDRDRVLLTKNEDQWGFFYLFPGGGQEKGEDLRSAVVRECLEEIGCEVEPGDIIHIREYIGNNHEFAEWDHDVHQVEFYFACRLVNHTETFHGSNPDELQVGVEWVALEQLHEVRLYPHSLIKQLNRTAAAVCYVGDTN; encoded by the coding sequence ATGAAGCCAATTCGCAACTCGGCAAAAGCCGTCATCATCGATCGCGACCGCGTCCTGCTTACCAAGAATGAGGATCAATGGGGATTCTTCTATCTCTTCCCCGGCGGCGGGCAAGAGAAGGGCGAGGATCTGCGTTCGGCCGTCGTACGCGAATGCTTGGAAGAAATCGGCTGCGAGGTCGAGCCGGGCGACATTATCCATATCCGCGAATATATCGGGAACAATCATGAATTCGCGGAGTGGGATCATGACGTGCATCAGGTGGAGTTTTATTTTGCCTGCCGGCTGGTGAATCATACGGAGACATTCCACGGCAGCAATCCGGACGAGCTCCAAGTCGGCGTAGAATGGGTGGCGCTTGAGCAGCTGCACGAGGTCAGACTTTATCCGCACTCCCTGATCAAACAGCTTAATCGCACGGCAGCAGCCGTTTGTTATGTGGGGGATACGAATTAA
- a CDS encoding GrpB family protein, which yields MLGLPSGSVFLVPWTEQWNTEYQEEAKRITGEIQPHLLAVHHIGSTAVPGLSAKPVIDIAIELPSFEAGLRCVPGLTRIGYAYKGTNILPDRHYFNKGEPRTHQIHMYRTGSEYLRKQLLFRDYLRKHAAARAGYQQLKEQLIQNNGSDKYAYSDAKTDFVLSMIMKAEQEERRD from the coding sequence GTGCTGGGACTACCGAGCGGCAGCGTGTTTCTTGTTCCTTGGACGGAGCAATGGAATACGGAATATCAGGAAGAAGCAAAGCGGATCACGGGCGAAATTCAGCCTCATCTCCTTGCCGTTCATCATATCGGAAGCACCGCGGTTCCCGGGCTAAGCGCCAAGCCGGTCATCGACATTGCGATCGAGCTGCCTTCGTTCGAAGCGGGTCTTCGCTGCGTGCCCGGATTAACGCGCATCGGTTATGCCTACAAAGGCACGAATATCTTGCCGGACCGGCATTACTTCAATAAAGGCGAGCCAAGGACGCATCAGATCCATATGTACCGGACCGGCAGCGAATATTTGCGCAAACAGCTGCTGTTCCGAGATTATCTGAGGAAGCATGCGGCTGCAAGAGCGGGCTATCAGCAGTTGAAAGAGCAGTTGATTCAGAATAACGGATCGGATAAGTATGCGTATTCGGATGCGAAAACGGATTTCGTGCTGAGCATGATTATGAAGGCGGAACAAGAAGAGCGGCGAGACTGA
- a CDS encoding PH domain-containing protein → MGLFSGLLGNYSEVSVQELHAQYGAYLMPEEKIQLGFKLVRDAFIFTDDRLMLIDHQGVTGKKTRVASIHLNAIYEVTMETGGTGFDDSEITIHYITSPYYKTNNVQTAQYKFEFGKKFNVQPIYVTLLSIAHENNKRLNA, encoded by the coding sequence ATGGGACTATTCAGTGGTTTATTGGGGAATTACTCCGAAGTATCCGTACAGGAGCTGCACGCTCAATATGGCGCTTATTTGATGCCGGAAGAGAAAATACAGCTGGGCTTTAAGCTCGTGCGCGATGCTTTTATTTTCACGGACGACCGGCTGATGCTGATCGATCACCAAGGCGTTACCGGCAAGAAAACAAGAGTGGCTTCCATTCATTTGAATGCCATTTATGAGGTGACCATGGAAACCGGCGGAACGGGTTTCGATGACAGCGAAATTACGATTCATTATATTACTTCCCCTTACTATAAAACAAATAATGTCCAAACGGCCCAATATAAGTTCGAGTTCGGCAAGAAGTTCAATGTGCAGCCGATTTATGTGACCTTGCTGTCCATCGCGCACGAGAATAATAAACGTTTAAACGCCTAG
- a CDS encoding YjgB family protein yields MKNVSPVKMLVLSVLLVGAMMVSACSNDSNSANDSNSATQNNAPSNNAAPPADTSDSGNNVPADNGQSGNTGNSGNAGNTGSAANGGSDTSNAPADQADSSSVKQIKAMLELAKSGKAAGIPFAADKGLIDDVEKDWGKSDKTDFAGQGMYATYAKKHAVIGFNKGSQIFDVRSDAPELQQLTLKQIEAALGKAAKVTKNGTDTIYAYEANKTFELRFILSADTGKVDHISVYAPADAVNNMAG; encoded by the coding sequence ATGAAGAACGTTTCACCCGTCAAAATGCTCGTGCTCTCGGTACTCTTGGTCGGCGCGATGATGGTATCCGCCTGCTCGAACGATTCGAATTCTGCCAACGACTCCAATTCGGCTACGCAAAATAATGCGCCGTCAAATAACGCAGCGCCTCCGGCGGATACGTCGGACTCGGGCAATAACGTACCTGCGGACAACGGCCAGTCTGGAAACACGGGAAACAGCGGCAATGCCGGAAATACCGGCAGCGCCGCCAACGGCGGAAGCGACACGTCAAATGCGCCGGCGGATCAAGCGGACAGTTCGAGCGTCAAGCAGATCAAAGCGATGCTTGAGCTGGCGAAGAGCGGGAAAGCGGCGGGCATTCCGTTTGCGGCCGATAAAGGACTGATCGATGACGTCGAGAAGGATTGGGGCAAATCCGACAAAACCGACTTCGCCGGTCAAGGCATGTATGCGACTTACGCGAAGAAGCACGCGGTTATCGGCTTCAACAAAGGCAGCCAGATCTTCGATGTCCGTTCCGATGCACCGGAGCTGCAGCAGCTCACCTTGAAGCAAATCGAAGCTGCATTAGGCAAGGCGGCGAAGGTGACCAAGAACGGTACCGACACGATCTACGCGTACGAAGCGAACAAAACCTTCGAGCTGCGGTTCATCCTTTCGGCAGACACGGGGAAAGTCGATCACATCTCGGTGTACGCGCCCGCGGATGCAGTGAATAATATGGCTGGGTAA
- a CDS encoding Gfo/Idh/MocA family protein — MGALLTNWLDLDYRPALPQNKEMGIGIIGAGEIVEACHLPAYRMGGLRVVGIFDLNRERAEQLAAKFGIAKVYRELDELLLDAEVRFVDLAVPAKVQPGIAERAAAAGKHILCQKPLAESYGEAVRIAEACAKHGIKGAANQQMRWSPGIRASRTIIQRGWLGELLQATIQVNVKQDFANWGWLREMPTLEFMYHSIHYMDAIRFLFGPPEYVYADGARFPGQQTIGETRTLLHVKFPGESRGLIHDNHNHIAGEDDWFATYRFEGTEGIIKGTNGSLYNYPVGREDTLSFHSKLVHEDYWFNPRLHGKWFPHAFMGTMGELMRAVEEEREPENSVEDNLKTMQMVFGAYLSVQENRPVTLAEIANS; from the coding sequence ATGGGTGCGTTATTGACCAACTGGCTTGACTTGGACTACCGTCCGGCCTTGCCTCAGAATAAAGAAATGGGCATCGGCATCATCGGTGCCGGAGAAATCGTGGAAGCCTGCCATCTGCCGGCTTACCGGATGGGCGGTTTGCGCGTCGTCGGTATTTTCGATCTGAACCGCGAGCGGGCGGAGCAGCTGGCAGCCAAGTTCGGCATCGCGAAGGTGTACCGGGAGCTCGACGAGCTGCTGCTCGATGCCGAGGTGCGCTTCGTGGATCTGGCCGTGCCGGCAAAGGTTCAGCCTGGCATCGCGGAGCGGGCCGCTGCGGCGGGCAAGCATATTCTATGCCAGAAGCCGCTGGCGGAGTCGTATGGGGAAGCGGTGCGAATCGCCGAAGCCTGCGCGAAGCACGGGATCAAAGGCGCGGCGAATCAGCAAATGCGCTGGTCGCCGGGCATCCGGGCAAGCCGTACGATCATCCAGCGCGGCTGGCTGGGCGAATTGCTGCAGGCGACGATCCAAGTGAACGTGAAGCAGGATTTTGCCAATTGGGGCTGGCTGCGCGAGATGCCGACGCTGGAATTCATGTATCACAGCATTCACTATATGGATGCGATCCGTTTCCTGTTCGGCCCGCCGGAGTACGTCTATGCCGACGGGGCCCGCTTCCCGGGCCAGCAAACGATCGGCGAGACGCGTACCTTGCTGCATGTGAAGTTTCCGGGCGAGTCGCGCGGGCTGATTCACGATAACCATAACCATATCGCCGGCGAGGATGACTGGTTCGCCACCTATCGGTTCGAGGGGACGGAAGGCATCATCAAAGGAACGAACGGATCGCTCTACAATTATCCGGTCGGACGTGAGGATACGCTCAGCTTCCATTCAAAGCTTGTTCATGAAGATTATTGGTTTAACCCGCGGCTTCACGGCAAATGGTTCCCGCATGCGTTCATGGGAACGATGGGCGAGTTGATGCGCGCCGTGGAAGAAGAGCGCGAGCCGGAGAACAGCGTGGAAGACAATTTGAAGACGATGCAGATGGTATTCGGGGCGTACTTGTCGGTGCAAGAGAATCGGCCGGTCACGCTGGCGGAAATCGCGAATAGCTAG
- a CDS encoding UxaA family hydrolase, with product MERTFMGYERPNGDIGIRNHLLIIPTVICSNQVSSRIMQMVPGAVAIPHQHGCSQIGADKDRTFEMLAGTGKNPNVGAVMIISLGCEVVDPVALSEEIRKTGKPVEFFDIQSAGGSVKAISYGAEVAKRLMADLQKQEKVPVPLSKLKVAVKCGGSDATSGLASNPALGVAADSLIGEGGSIVIGETTEIIGAEHLLAERCATPEISDKLYYIVDRFEKEVERMGADMRGGNPSPGNIAGGLSTIEEKSLGCISKCGTAPIQGVIEYAERIPEHGLYFMDSPGNDIECVSGMAAGGAHIVCFTTGRGTPTGAAVVPVIKITGNQMMFRRMEDNMDVDVSDMLDGSVSLEHAGGRIWQEILDVAEGKWTKAEVLGHTEFSINRIGPSL from the coding sequence ATGGAACGTACATTTATGGGCTATGAGCGTCCGAACGGCGATATCGGGATTCGGAACCATCTGCTGATCATCCCGACGGTCATTTGCTCCAATCAGGTGAGCAGCAGGATCATGCAGATGGTGCCCGGCGCCGTCGCGATCCCCCATCAGCATGGGTGCAGCCAGATCGGCGCGGACAAGGACCGCACGTTCGAGATGCTTGCGGGCACGGGCAAGAATCCGAATGTCGGCGCCGTCATGATCATCAGCCTCGGCTGCGAAGTGGTGGATCCCGTAGCGCTTTCCGAGGAAATCCGTAAGACCGGCAAACCGGTCGAATTCTTCGACATTCAATCCGCCGGCGGTTCCGTCAAAGCGATCTCCTATGGCGCGGAAGTGGCCAAGCGGCTGATGGCGGATCTGCAGAAGCAGGAGAAGGTGCCGGTTCCGCTGAGCAAATTGAAGGTTGCCGTCAAATGCGGCGGCTCCGACGCGACGTCGGGTCTGGCGTCCAATCCCGCGCTCGGCGTGGCGGCGGATTCGCTTATCGGCGAAGGCGGCTCGATCGTCATCGGCGAAACGACGGAAATCATCGGCGCGGAGCATCTGCTTGCCGAGCGCTGCGCGACCCCGGAAATTTCGGATAAGCTCTATTACATCGTCGACCGCTTCGAGAAAGAAGTCGAGCGGATGGGTGCCGACATGCGCGGCGGCAATCCAAGCCCGGGCAACATTGCAGGGGGATTGTCCACGATCGAAGAGAAATCGCTCGGCTGCATCAGCAAATGCGGCACGGCGCCGATCCAAGGCGTCATTGAATACGCAGAACGCATTCCGGAGCATGGTTTGTACTTCATGGATTCGCCTGGCAACGACATCGAATGCGTATCCGGCATGGCGGCCGGCGGCGCGCATATCGTCTGCTTCACGACCGGCCGCGGAACGCCGACAGGCGCGGCAGTCGTGCCGGTGATCAAAATTACCGGCAACCAAATGATGTTCCGGCGCATGGAAGACAACATGGACGTCGATGTCAGCGATATGCTGGATGGCAGCGTAAGCCTGGAGCATGCCGGCGGGCGGATTTGGCAGGAGATCTTGGACGTGGCGGAAGGGAAATGGACGAAGGCGGAAGTGCTGGGACATACGGAATTCAGCATTAACCGGATCGGTCCGAGCTTGTAA
- a CDS encoding UxaA family hydrolase, with protein MITTGADALYMNERDHVVTALREIGAGETIKYRNAAGLQEVTTLNDIPFGHKIAIAEVDGGADVRKYGEVIGRAVEPIAAGQHVHVHNIEGIRGRGDLGTKETE; from the coding sequence GTGATTACTACGGGCGCGGACGCGCTTTATATGAATGAACGCGATCATGTCGTGACGGCATTGCGCGAGATCGGCGCCGGCGAGACGATCAAATATCGCAACGCGGCAGGCTTGCAGGAAGTAACGACGCTGAACGATATTCCGTTCGGCCACAAAATCGCGATTGCCGAAGTCGACGGCGGCGCCGACGTGCGCAAATACGGCGAAGTGATCGGACGTGCCGTAGAGCCGATCGCGGCAGGCCAGCACGTGCACGTACACAATATCGAAGGCATCCGCGGACGCGGCGACCTCGGCACGAAGGAGACGGAATAA
- a CDS encoding helix-turn-helix domain-containing protein, whose product MDPMRKQFASDSALPVSLELSSTKNLQAELPDHLHDWHEIIYVHGGAGTFFINHTFYEMQAGDLYLIPGNTIHKTLPHPDEPITSSVVFFSGQFVQASAAGIDSFSFLQCFDTARANRSYKLELLPAERQRLEGLFGDMQEELAARQPGFRQAILLLLQTVLLHTNRKLNPGNRMQPYAGSRPAWLQNALNEIDAHLPQSLHLSALASHASVSPSYFSRMFKQHTGLGVTEYIVAKRIMHAKELLAETDRTVAEIAASCGFESLPHFYRMFKKVAGNTPAHYKRSQ is encoded by the coding sequence ATGGATCCCATGCGCAAGCAGTTTGCTTCCGACAGCGCGCTTCCTGTATCGCTCGAATTGAGCAGCACGAAGAACCTGCAAGCGGAGCTGCCGGACCATTTGCATGACTGGCACGAAATCATTTACGTCCACGGCGGGGCAGGCACGTTCTTCATTAATCATACGTTCTACGAAATGCAGGCAGGCGATCTCTACCTCATTCCCGGCAATACGATTCATAAGACGCTTCCTCATCCCGATGAGCCGATTACCTCCTCCGTCGTATTCTTCAGCGGCCAGTTCGTGCAGGCTTCCGCCGCCGGAATCGACTCCTTCTCGTTTCTGCAATGCTTCGATACGGCGCGCGCCAACCGAAGCTACAAGCTGGAACTGCTCCCCGCGGAGCGGCAGCGCCTGGAAGGGCTGTTCGGCGACATGCAGGAAGAACTCGCAGCCAGGCAGCCCGGGTTCAGGCAAGCGATTCTGCTGCTGCTGCAAACCGTCCTGCTGCATACGAACCGCAAGCTCAATCCCGGCAACCGCATGCAGCCTTATGCCGGTTCCAGACCCGCATGGCTGCAGAACGCGCTGAATGAAATCGACGCTCATTTGCCGCAATCCCTCCATCTATCGGCGCTCGCTTCCCATGCATCCGTAAGTCCGTCGTACTTCTCGCGCATGTTCAAGCAGCATACCGGCCTCGGCGTAACGGAATATATAGTGGCGAAGCGCATCATGCATGCGAAGGAATTACTCGCCGAGACAGACCGCACCGTCGCGGAAATCGCCGCCTCCTGCGGCTTCGAGAGCCTGCCGCATTTCTACCGGATGTTCAAGAAAGTCGCGGGCAACACGCCGGCGCATTATAAGCGCAGCCAGTAG
- a CDS encoding DUF4062 domain-containing protein, producing the protein MSTRTKIFISSIAQDSLRQLRERMWDILRELGHEPVLFERNFGAWDSHTNPVQKCIKCVRESDAFLLFIANKAGTFYEKPQRTVTHMEFIEACARRKTILVFVDSAVKAEYFSKAKWIIDEYVEAYKAETSSFPTASETVSALRSAGLSSHVDPYVWFFIHDIVGRGIYFEELNLAVAPDWKAYFSDLLRRGIQLMPFKAAIETNERQLDQYDHFYDILSKAIVNVNMTGFRDLKAFLESFQRSVTGEVVEHDYGFVKEPVGAFRNCSAVTLYEFEDDRMVMLGKTGFATGEDYYLLDNKDAYVALTYSNPEPDDQVFFRESNCTFYFCLRLANHVMTFHFPCGPEWNADKFMASKDSVIRVIIEKNALAFELARMLIGGMQHGD; encoded by the coding sequence TTGTCTACGAGAACGAAGATTTTCATAAGCTCAATCGCTCAAGATTCGCTACGGCAGCTTCGCGAGCGCATGTGGGACATTCTGCGGGAGCTCGGGCATGAACCCGTGCTGTTCGAACGGAATTTCGGAGCATGGGATTCCCACACCAATCCGGTCCAAAAGTGCATCAAATGCGTACGAGAATCTGATGCGTTTTTACTTTTCATAGCCAACAAGGCGGGCACCTTCTACGAAAAGCCGCAGCGGACCGTGACGCACATGGAATTCATCGAAGCTTGCGCCCGGCGGAAGACCATTCTCGTGTTCGTGGACAGCGCAGTGAAAGCAGAATATTTCTCCAAAGCGAAATGGATTATCGACGAGTACGTGGAGGCCTATAAAGCAGAAACTTCCTCATTTCCAACGGCATCGGAAACCGTGTCCGCACTCCGTTCTGCCGGTCTGTCTTCTCATGTCGACCCCTATGTTTGGTTTTTCATCCATGACATTGTTGGACGGGGAATCTACTTCGAAGAGTTAAATCTCGCTGTCGCTCCTGATTGGAAGGCGTATTTCAGCGACTTGTTGCGAAGAGGCATCCAGCTGATGCCGTTCAAAGCCGCGATTGAAACGAACGAACGCCAATTGGATCAATACGATCATTTCTACGATATACTGAGCAAAGCCATCGTGAATGTGAACATGACCGGATTTCGCGATCTTAAAGCCTTCCTGGAGTCCTTCCAACGTTCGGTGACAGGCGAGGTCGTGGAGCATGACTATGGTTTCGTGAAGGAACCGGTGGGCGCTTTCCGTAATTGCTCCGCCGTCACGTTATATGAATTCGAAGACGATCGTATGGTTATGTTGGGAAAGACGGGTTTTGCCACCGGCGAAGATTATTACCTGTTGGACAACAAAGACGCTTACGTTGCTCTTACGTACAGCAATCCCGAGCCGGACGATCAGGTATTCTTCAGGGAATCCAATTGTACCTTTTACTTCTGCCTGCGGCTCGCGAACCATGTGATGACGTTTCACTTCCCGTGCGGTCCAGAGTGGAACGCCGACAAGTTCATGGCTTCCAAGGATAGCGTCATACGTGTTATAATTGAAAAAAACGCATTGGCTTTCGAACTTGCACGAATGCTCATAGGAGGGATGCAGCATGGCGACTAA
- a CDS encoding Gfo/Idh/MocA family protein: protein MIRFGIIGSNFITDQFIEAVREVEGVTLSALYSRTAERAETFAAKHGIPLTFTDIDDLLASSEVDAVYIASPTSFHAEQSIRCMRAGKHVLCEKPAASNSRELEGMIQTAVEHGVVFMEAMKSSFMPGFQAIRELLPSLGAIRRYTASYCQYSSRYDAYRAGEVLNAFKPEFSNGALMDLGVYCVYPMILLFGTPERIAASGTMLSSGVDGQGSIVAGYKEMEAVISYSKISNSSLPAEIQGEEGTMTIDAINLPRKLTVRYRDGRVEEIAAPEQGLVMSYEVRAFAELIRSGQLEGTLNSHAHSLAVMNVLDDARRQQGLVFPADLK from the coding sequence ATGATACGATTTGGCATTATCGGAAGCAACTTTATAACGGATCAATTCATAGAAGCGGTGCGCGAGGTCGAAGGCGTAACCTTGTCGGCGCTGTACTCGCGGACCGCGGAGCGGGCGGAAACGTTCGCGGCGAAGCACGGCATCCCGCTGACGTTCACGGACATCGACGACTTGCTGGCGAGCAGCGAGGTTGACGCCGTCTATATCGCGTCGCCGACATCGTTCCACGCGGAGCAGTCCATTCGCTGCATGCGCGCAGGCAAGCATGTGCTGTGCGAGAAGCCGGCGGCATCCAATTCGCGCGAGCTGGAGGGGATGATTCAGACGGCGGTCGAGCATGGCGTCGTCTTCATGGAAGCGATGAAGAGCTCGTTCATGCCGGGCTTTCAAGCGATTCGGGAGCTGCTGCCTTCGCTTGGCGCCATTCGTCGGTATACGGCAAGCTATTGCCAATACTCGTCGCGCTACGATGCGTACCGCGCCGGCGAAGTATTGAACGCGTTCAAGCCGGAGTTCTCGAACGGGGCGTTAATGGATCTTGGCGTGTACTGCGTCTACCCGATGATTCTGCTGTTCGGCACCCCGGAACGGATTGCCGCCAGCGGCACGATGCTCTCTTCCGGCGTCGACGGCCAAGGAAGCATCGTTGCAGGTTATAAGGAGATGGAGGCGGTCATCTCGTATTCCAAAATCTCCAACTCATCGCTGCCCGCCGAAATTCAGGGCGAAGAAGGCACGATGACGATCGATGCGATCAATCTGCCGCGCAAGCTCACCGTCCGTTACCGAGATGGGCGCGTGGAAGAGATTGCCGCGCCGGAGCAGGGATTAGTCATGAGCTATGAAGTGCGGGCATTCGCAGAGCTGATCCGGAGCGGACAACTCGAGGGGACGCTCAACTCGCATGCCCACTCGCTGGCGGTCATGAACGTGCTGGACGATGCGAGACGCCAGCAGGGGCTTGTGTTCCCGGCGGATTTGAAGTAA